A single Papilio machaon chromosome 12, ilPapMach1.1, whole genome shotgun sequence DNA region contains:
- the LOC106718916 gene encoding probable small nuclear ribonucleoprotein E yields MAYKGPPKVQKVMVQPINLIFRYLQNRSRVQIWLYENVNLRIEGHIVGFDEYMNIVLDDAEEVHMKTKNRKQIGRIMMKGDNITLIQNVNPNASV; encoded by the coding sequence atggcATACAAGGGTCCACCGAAAGTACAAAAGGTTATGGTACAACCCATCAACCTTATATTTAGATACTTACAAAACAGAAGCCGGGTTCAAATCTGGTTATACGAAAACGTAAATTTGAGAATTGAAGGGCACATCGTGGGATTTGATGAATACATGAACATTGTTTTGGACGACGCCGAAGAAGTTCACATGAAGACGAAAAATAGGAAACAAATCGGAAGAATTATGATGAAAGGAGACAATATTACGTTAATTCAGAATGTGAATCCTAATGCGTCTGTGTGA
- the LOC106718914 gene encoding BTB/POZ domain-containing protein 19, with product MAALSSRVAGACCAASVERAGLPGLLRDLLRLAEDQDSADVVFILGTAEEKVYAHRIILFARCKSFQNTKRGEICRIPGCTVSPSVGTQPTPIRMPHVQPETFRLFIQYVYTGKLLLQDSGVFEMMTLAADLGVEDLRAACEDHVTSTLSVESACTLLAAAMEIQDRPGGKSASSFMERCIAFIGDNASECVKTNAFLNLPKEALIKLISSDFLCLEEEEVWRCVLAWAKQRAGVTQPTAHWAEEERARVCHHLAPLMQHVRLLLIDSAVFAEEVEPTGAVPMELSLERYRRAALHSAPRPAPRPDPDKRTQPRLAVNLFAGSAILQQDKSAFQSLINTWCGSPKQSWRLVFRASAHAFSAHAFHAHCDGVAPVLLLVQLQRGEVIGGYCEAGWAAGGAGGYVSAERALLFSLAEPPARYPLLKKPFALCHHPDCGPIFGAGADLLVSHQCNSNSDSYSNLHSYGDAAPAAPAASLAPDYNFTVREYELFTCAP from the exons ATGGCAGCGCTGAGCAGCCGGGTGGCAGGCGCGTGCTGCGCAGCGTCGGTGGAGCGCGCAGGACTGCCGGGCCTGCTCCGCGACCTGCTGCGCCTCGCCGAGGACCAAGACTCCGCGGATGTTGTCTTTATATTGGGCACTGCAGAGGAAAAAGTGTATGCCCATAGAATAATCTTGTTTGcaag GTGTAAAAGTTTTCAAAACACGAAGCGCGGAGAAATTTGCCGAATTCCTGGATGTACTGTGTCGCCATCTGTCGGCACTCAACCAACGCCCATCCGCATGCCGCACGTGCAACCTGAAACATTCCGGCTTTTCATTCAATATGTTTATACGGGCAAG CTTCTGCTGCAAGACTCCGGTGTGTTCGAGATGATGACGCTGGCCGCTGACTTGGGCGTGGAAGATCTGCGAGCAGCTTGCGAGGACCACGTCACGTCCACACTCAGTGTTGAGAGTGCATGCACACTTCTTGCTGCTGCTATGGAAATTCAAGATAGACCTG GTGGTAAGAGCGCCTCCTCGTTCATGGAGCGGTGCATCGCGTTTATCGGCGATAACGCGTCGGAGTGCGTCAAGACCAACGCCTTCCTAAATCTGCCCAAGGAGGCGCTCATCAAACTCATCTCCTCTGATTTT TTGTGCCTCGAGGAGGAGGAAGTGTGGCGGTGCGTGCTGGCATGGGCCAAGCAGCGCGCCGGCGTCACTCAGCCCACCGCGCACTGGGCGGAGGAGGAGCGCGCGCGCGTCTGCCACCACCTGGCGCCTCTCATGCAGCACGTGCGTCTGCTGCTCATCG ACAGCGCGGTGTTTGCGGAGGAGGTCGAGCCGACGGGCGCGGTGCCGATGGAGCTGTCGCTGGAGCGGTACCGGCGCGCCGCCCTGCACTCCGCGCCCCGCCCCGCTCCCCGCCCCGACCCCGACAAGCGCACGCAGCCCAG GTTGGCGGTAAACCTGTTCGCGGGCTCGGCGATCCTGCAGCAGGACAAGAGCGCCTTCCAGTCCCTCATCAACACCTG GTGCGGCAGCCCGAAGCAGTCGTGGCGGCTGGTGTTCCGCGCCTCCGCGCACGCATTCTCCGCGCACGCCTTCCACGCGCACTGCGACGGCGTCGCCCCCGTACTGCTGCTCGTGCAG CTGCAGCGCGGCGAGGTGATCGGCGGCTACTGCGAGGCGGGCTGGgcggcggggggcgcggggggctACGTGTCCGCCGAGCGCGCGCTGCTCTTCTCCCTCGCCGAGCCCCCCGCGCGCTACCCGCTCCTCAAGAAGCCCTTCGCGCTCTGCCACCACCCCGA CTGCGGTCCGATCTTCGGTGCGGGCGCGGACCTGCTGGTGTCGCACCAGTGCAACTCCAACAGCGACAGCTACAGCAACCTGCACTCGTACGGAGACGCCGctcccgccgcgcccgccgcctcCCTCGCACCAGACTACAACTTCACCGTGCGCGAGTACGAGCTCTTCACCTGCGCCCCGTGA
- the LOC106718915 gene encoding biogenesis of lysosome-related organelles complex 1 subunit 2, with protein MSEEDDTWTADRKNKDMRMFQSCSSFELSDPHDPVLSRLATQMFKRTNDYLQGEMTAGQDHYVLLEEINRLVITKYADLRSLAVNLTKSINESNEKYETEIKPLLQHIEDIDNEMSVLEATAFRLDSYTKQLLARFVELLDIDNNSNEK; from the coding sequence ATGTCTGAAGAGGATGATACTTGGACTGCTGATaggaaaaacaaagatatgcgaatgtttcaaAGTTGTTCAAGTTTCGAATTATCGGATCCTCATGACCCTGTTCTGAGCCGCTTAGCAACGCAGATGTTTAAGCGCACAAATGACTATCTACAGGGAGAAATGACTGCTGGACAGGACCATTATGTTCTCTTAGAAGAGATTAACAGATTGGTGATAACTAAATATGCAGATCTTCGGTCTTTGGCTGTTAATCTGACAAAGTCAATCAATGAGAGCAacgaaaaatatgaaactgaAATAAAGCCATTACTGCAGCACATTGAAGACATAGACAATGAAATGTCTGTACTTGAGGCCACAGCTTTTCGTTTGGACAGCTACACTAAACAACTTTTGGCGCGTTTTGTGGAACTTCTGGACATTGATAATAACAGCAACGAGAAGTAA